In Opitutaceae bacterium TAV5, one genomic interval encodes:
- a CDS encoding SAM-dependent methyltransferase, whose translation MCAVGRKKKLNDQPFAYHAEIELEIATLTNLGVGLGRVPLAPAADGGEQKWVVMVPFALPGERVRARVFRNHKNYSEADLLDVLTPSPERVATPPCPVFGRCGGCQYQNLDYDAQLRWKRRQVAELLRHMAGIEAEVSSVIGSPRQYGYRSKITPHFNLPRDRGDPAAAATLPVGFLRQGTRFDILDVPRCEIATEAINARLPEVRAATRAKVAAGDYQRGATLLLRDASGAVTTRYDDIVTETVGDLRLRFLARDFFQNNPFILPAFTGYVREQAAAGGARFLVDAYCGSGLFALTAASAFERVAGIEISESSIAFARQNAELNRIQNATFQAGDASAIFAGLAFPAAGTAVIIDPPRKGCDEPFLQQLFGYGPRAVVYVSCDPATQMRDLRHFLAAGYELTAVQPFDLFPQTRHLECVITLRRGRRE comes from the coding sequence GTGTGTGCCGTGGGCAGAAAGAAAAAACTCAACGACCAACCGTTCGCTTATCACGCCGAGATCGAGCTGGAGATCGCCACGCTGACCAATCTCGGCGTCGGACTCGGCCGCGTGCCGCTGGCGCCCGCCGCCGACGGCGGCGAACAGAAATGGGTCGTCATGGTCCCCTTCGCCCTGCCCGGCGAACGCGTGCGGGCGCGCGTCTTCCGCAACCACAAGAACTACTCCGAAGCCGACCTGCTCGACGTCCTGACGCCCTCGCCCGAACGCGTCGCCACGCCCCCCTGCCCCGTCTTCGGACGCTGCGGCGGCTGCCAGTACCAGAATCTCGACTACGACGCCCAGCTCCGCTGGAAACGCCGCCAGGTCGCCGAACTCCTCCGCCACATGGCCGGCATCGAGGCCGAGGTCTCGTCCGTCATCGGCTCGCCGCGCCAGTACGGCTACCGTTCAAAAATCACCCCGCACTTCAACCTCCCGCGCGACCGTGGCGACCCCGCCGCCGCCGCGACGCTCCCCGTCGGCTTCCTCCGCCAGGGCACGCGCTTCGACATCCTCGATGTGCCTCGCTGCGAAATCGCCACCGAGGCGATCAACGCCCGCCTCCCTGAAGTCCGCGCCGCCACCCGCGCGAAGGTCGCCGCCGGCGACTACCAACGCGGCGCCACGCTCCTGCTGCGCGACGCCTCCGGCGCCGTCACCACCCGCTACGACGACATCGTCACCGAAACCGTCGGCGACCTGCGCCTGCGGTTTCTCGCCCGCGATTTTTTCCAGAACAACCCCTTCATCCTGCCCGCTTTCACCGGCTACGTCCGCGAACAGGCTGCGGCGGGCGGCGCGCGCTTTCTGGTCGATGCCTATTGCGGCAGCGGCCTCTTCGCCCTCACCGCCGCCTCCGCCTTCGAACGCGTGGCCGGCATCGAGATCAGCGAGAGCAGCATCGCCTTTGCCCGGCAAAATGCGGAGCTCAACCGCATTCAAAACGCAACCTTCCAGGCCGGCGACGCCTCGGCGATCTTCGCCGGCCTCGCCTTCCCGGCCGCCGGCACCGCCGTCATCATCGACCCGCCGCGCAAGGGCTGCGACGAACCGTTCCTGCAACAACTTTTCGGATACGGCCCGCGCGCCGTCGTTTACGTGAGCTGTGATCCGGCCACCCAGATGCGCGACCTGCGCCACTTCCTCGCCGCCGGCTACGAACTGACGGCCGTGCAACCCTTTGACCTGTTCCCGCAAACCCGCCACCTCGAATGTGTCATTACCCTCCGGCGGGGCCGGAGGGAGTAG